A region from the Phycisphaerales bacterium genome encodes:
- a CDS encoding 30S ribosomal protein S18: protein MSKFTRFTPTQKSRIAHTSTEGTAFVDWKDVEGLRKFMSPNGKILGRKRNSASAREQRMLSQAVKRARFMALLPYTSATL from the coding sequence ATGAGCAAGTTCACGCGTTTCACGCCCACCCAGAAGTCCCGCATCGCCCACACCTCCACCGAGGGCACCGCCTTCGTGGACTGGAAGGATGTCGAGGGCCTGCGGAAGTTCATGAGCCCCAACGGCAAGATCCTCGGTCGCAAGCGCAACAGCGCCTCGGCCCGCGAGCAGCGGATGCTCAGCCAGGCCGTCAAGCGGGCGCGCTTCATGGCCCTCCTGCCGTACACCTCGGCGACGCTCTAA
- a CDS encoding tRNA-dihydrouridine synthase — protein MNPNLPAEAHSGLGTLTDAANPGVVVTGGVRLIPDQGPITARASGLRGLFLGGVRLQTNLLLAPIAGYCDLAFRTVCREWGGVGLACTDLLSPQGLLRGTATSLDLAKTNDFDKPVGMQLYGSDPDIMAEGARWAVEHGASVVDINMGCPVDKVTKKDGGSKLLTDLERTRRIVERVVRTLEACPISEEEWARRQGVQERGIGDRASGIRESASQNTTSPSSLRNSGTSSLCIPLTCKIRLCWHTADFEAGRACSPHLAAMLADLGVVGVTVHGRTTEDKFMGEVRLGGIARVVDAVNGRIPVIGNGDVRDPVDAERMLRVTGCDGVMIGRGALSTPWIFRDVSHYLATGEVLSMPSLGERVATIRRFFTLMLEQRDERYAMFQIRRRISWFAKRLVERDPETGRMLGVRPLREAVRTAADPAGVHGALDEFLEGRLRDLHDSEDVDITSA, from the coding sequence GTGAATCCCAACTTGCCTGCCGAGGCCCATTCTGGCCTCGGGACCCTGACGGACGCCGCAAACCCGGGTGTGGTGGTCACTGGCGGCGTACGGCTTATTCCTGATCAGGGTCCGATCACGGCACGAGCGTCGGGTTTGCGTGGGTTGTTCCTTGGGGGCGTGCGGCTTCAGACCAATCTGCTGCTCGCCCCGATCGCGGGGTATTGCGACCTCGCCTTTCGCACCGTCTGCCGCGAGTGGGGCGGCGTGGGGCTGGCGTGCACCGATCTGCTCTCGCCGCAGGGCCTCTTGCGCGGGACGGCGACGAGCCTTGATCTTGCCAAGACCAACGACTTCGACAAGCCCGTGGGGATGCAGTTGTATGGGAGTGATCCCGACATCATGGCCGAGGGCGCGCGGTGGGCTGTCGAGCATGGGGCGAGCGTCGTGGACATCAATATGGGATGTCCGGTGGACAAGGTGACGAAGAAGGATGGCGGGAGCAAACTCCTGACGGATCTCGAACGCACGCGGCGGATCGTGGAGCGCGTGGTGCGGACGCTCGAGGCGTGCCCCATCAGCGAGGAGGAGTGGGCGCGACGCCAGGGGGTTCAGGAGAGAGGCATCGGGGATCGGGCGTCGGGCATCAGGGAGAGCGCGAGTCAGAATACCACTTCTCCTTCGTCTCTTCGGAACTCCGGAACTTCGTCTCTTTGCATCCCGCTCACGTGCAAGATTCGGCTGTGCTGGCACACGGCGGACTTCGAGGCGGGACGGGCGTGCTCGCCCCATCTCGCGGCGATGCTCGCGGACCTTGGCGTTGTCGGCGTCACCGTGCATGGGCGCACCACCGAGGACAAGTTCATGGGCGAGGTTCGCCTGGGCGGGATCGCGCGCGTGGTGGATGCCGTGAACGGACGGATCCCGGTCATCGGGAATGGCGATGTTCGCGACCCGGTCGATGCCGAGCGGATGCTGCGTGTGACGGGGTGTGACGGCGTGATGATCGGGCGGGGCGCGCTCTCGACGCCCTGGATTTTCCGGGACGTCTCGCACTATCTCGCGACGGGCGAGGTGCTCTCTATGCCCAGTCTTGGCGAGCGCGTCGCGACGATCCGGCGGTTCTTCACGCTCATGCTCGAGCAGCGTGACGAACGATACGCGATGTTCCAGATTCGGCGGCGGATCAGTTGGTTCGCGAAGCGGCTGGTCGAACGCGACCCGGAGACGGGGCGGATGCTGGGCGTGAGGCCGCTTCGCGAGGCGGTGCGCACGGCGGCGGACCCGGCGGGGGTGCACGGGGCTCTGGATGAGTTTCTCGAAGGACGGTTGCGCGATCTGCACGATTCAGAGGACGTGGACATCACATCGGCGTAG
- a CDS encoding RluA family pseudouridine synthase: MTTPQPIRVLALDPWQTPAWVAINKPPGLLSVPGKTIADCAVERVRAHFPHATGPLTVHRLDMETSGILLVALTPESQRALSAQFERRETNKRYIALVHGTPKPHDVSDNNRADIDWNEIRLPIRPDIDHRPRQIIDPIHGKESITLWRTIGEESSFGSPHTRLELRPITGRSHQLRVHCAFARDALSDMPNTEHWSPGGLGTPIVGDRLYNPADPAPRLHLHATRLEFTDPTTTERVTIESPPDF, from the coding sequence ATGACCACGCCGCAACCGATCCGAGTCCTCGCCCTCGACCCCTGGCAAACCCCCGCGTGGGTGGCCATCAACAAACCGCCGGGTCTGCTTAGCGTCCCTGGCAAGACCATCGCCGATTGTGCCGTCGAACGCGTCCGCGCTCACTTCCCGCACGCAACCGGCCCCCTCACCGTCCACCGCCTCGACATGGAGACCTCGGGCATCCTTCTCGTGGCGCTCACCCCAGAATCCCAGCGCGCCCTCTCCGCCCAGTTCGAACGCCGCGAGACCAATAAGCGCTACATCGCCCTCGTCCATGGCACACCGAAGCCGCACGACGTGAGCGACAACAACCGAGCCGACATCGACTGGAACGAGATCCGGCTCCCCATCCGCCCCGACATCGACCACCGCCCGCGCCAGATCATCGATCCCATCCATGGAAAGGAATCCATCACCCTCTGGCGAACGATCGGCGAAGAGTCTTCCTTCGGAAGTCCACACACACGCCTCGAACTCCGCCCGATCACCGGCAGGTCGCACCAACTCCGCGTCCACTGCGCCTTCGCGCGTGATGCACTCTCAGACATGCCTAATACTGAACATTGGAGCCCCGGCGGCCTCGGCACGCCCATCGTCGGCGATCGCCTCTACAACCCCGCCGATCCCGCGCCACGATTGCACCTCCACGCCACGCGCCTGGAGTTCACCGATCCCACAACAACGGAACGAGTAACCATCGAATCGCCGCCGGACTTCTGA
- a CDS encoding PD40 domain-containing protein yields the protein MKTRMIVAVLAGTCVGRAALSQLSSEGAPPAPTVDWRQAESAMLGEPVQLTFPERFAKAGEAYFSPDGRRVIFQAVAAPKEGETADPFYAMYVADLSRNVEGRAFALENIRRVSPAGSANTCGWFDPVRPDEVIFGSTLVKPSDDQKSGFQVGTRKYQWMFPSEMEIVLAHLTADDAPVATPTAMFALPNYDAECSFSSDGRFVLYTHVEDAPKDLPEGTPHRSDGNIYIYDTVTRVQHPIVVAPGYDGGPFFSPDGKSICYRSDRAGNDLLQIYVADLKFEKDAGGSLIPVGVEREYQLTNNEHVNWCPYWHPSGKYLVYGTSEVGHFNYEVFAIGVDREAMAKAAETTIEGQTVDATSAWHARVTHAPGADILPAFSTDGTLMMWTAQRGADGKGHPSSQLWIARWRVPSSLTPRDVLRDASLGGH from the coding sequence ATGAAGACACGGATGATTGTCGCCGTCCTCGCGGGGACGTGCGTGGGCCGAGCCGCGTTGTCGCAGCTTTCTTCGGAGGGTGCGCCTCCCGCACCGACGGTTGATTGGCGCCAGGCCGAGAGCGCGATGCTCGGCGAGCCGGTGCAGTTGACATTTCCGGAGCGATTTGCCAAGGCCGGTGAGGCGTACTTCTCGCCGGATGGCCGACGCGTGATCTTCCAGGCGGTGGCGGCACCCAAGGAGGGTGAAACAGCCGATCCGTTCTATGCGATGTACGTCGCGGACCTTTCGCGGAACGTCGAGGGCAGGGCCTTCGCGCTCGAGAACATCCGGCGCGTGAGTCCGGCCGGCTCGGCGAACACGTGCGGGTGGTTCGATCCGGTGCGTCCCGACGAGGTGATCTTCGGGAGCACGCTCGTCAAGCCCAGCGACGATCAGAAATCGGGATTCCAGGTTGGGACGCGCAAGTACCAGTGGATGTTTCCGTCGGAGATGGAGATCGTGCTGGCGCACCTGACGGCGGACGACGCGCCGGTGGCGACGCCGACTGCGATGTTCGCGCTTCCCAACTATGACGCGGAGTGCTCGTTCTCGAGCGATGGGCGATTTGTGCTGTACACGCACGTGGAGGACGCGCCGAAGGATTTGCCCGAGGGGACGCCCCATCGCTCGGATGGAAATATTTATATCTATGACACGGTGACACGTGTGCAGCACCCGATCGTGGTGGCGCCGGGGTACGACGGCGGGCCATTCTTTTCGCCCGATGGGAAGTCGATCTGCTATCGCTCGGATCGCGCGGGGAATGACCTCCTGCAAATCTATGTCGCGGACCTGAAGTTCGAGAAGGACGCGGGCGGGAGCCTGATCCCCGTGGGCGTTGAGCGTGAGTATCAACTGACGAACAACGAGCACGTGAACTGGTGCCCGTACTGGCACCCGAGCGGGAAGTACCTTGTGTATGGCACGAGCGAGGTGGGGCACTTCAACTATGAGGTGTTCGCGATCGGCGTGGACCGCGAGGCGATGGCGAAGGCCGCGGAAACGACGATCGAGGGGCAGACGGTGGACGCGACGAGCGCGTGGCACGCGCGTGTGACGCACGCGCCGGGGGCGGACATCCTGCCGGCGTTCTCGACGGATGGGACGCTCATGATGTGGACGGCGCAGCGCGGGGCGGATGGGAAGGGGCACCCCTCGAGCCAGTTGTGGATCGCGCGGTGGCGCGTGCCGAGTTCGTTGACGCCTCGAGATGTGCTGCGGGATGCGTCACTGGGTGGGCATTGA
- the amrB gene encoding AmmeMemoRadiSam system protein B: MSDPNTPPSPQSPAPFDANKPHMAVPKLRPVRLFPAQSAPDAQGNVQQAIGIADARQISDRVVFAAPAVQLILPMLDGEKTLDEIVAAVGRGLTRPTLEQFVAQLDDASLLNGPTFDALLSKIRADFDSSDTLPPAATAAFAEQLGASEMGEEAAQSTSDERYERGAARLPSLMDQWIDEVLKNTDRPSFDTLPRAVMAPHIDYGRGWMNYASVWGRMRVVDRPARVVILGTNHFGTSTGVCLCDKGYETPLGTSPLARDLFDALKKHLGQENAARALANRYDHEREHSVELQVPWIQHCLGQSDNGSYVPVLGILVHDPSVASGASYDGQGLDFDSFIKALRAAIADLEKAGMGKTLLVASVDLSHVGTVFGDEGTLAGDEQEQQQKRDKVLNHDREMLQLFEQGKIDEMLASMAWQQNPTRWCSLGAMAATLKTLGIASKADGADATTGGVRLLNYVAAMDDQGLSLVSHAAAVIE; the protein is encoded by the coding sequence ATGTCCGACCCGAACACCCCCCCCTCCCCCCAATCCCCCGCCCCCTTCGACGCCAACAAGCCCCACATGGCCGTGCCGAAACTGCGCCCGGTCCGCCTCTTCCCCGCCCAGTCCGCTCCGGACGCCCAGGGGAATGTCCAGCAGGCCATTGGCATCGCCGACGCCCGCCAGATCTCCGATCGCGTGGTCTTTGCCGCCCCGGCCGTGCAACTGATCCTCCCCATGCTCGACGGGGAGAAGACCCTCGACGAGATCGTCGCCGCCGTGGGCCGGGGGCTGACCCGCCCGACGCTCGAGCAGTTCGTCGCCCAACTCGACGACGCCTCGCTCTTGAATGGACCGACCTTCGACGCCCTGCTCTCAAAGATCCGCGCCGACTTTGACTCCTCCGACACGCTCCCGCCCGCCGCGACGGCCGCCTTCGCCGAGCAACTGGGCGCCAGCGAGATGGGCGAAGAGGCGGCCCAGTCCACGAGCGACGAGCGCTACGAGCGTGGGGCCGCGCGATTGCCCTCGCTCATGGACCAGTGGATCGACGAGGTGCTCAAGAACACCGATCGCCCGAGTTTCGACACCCTCCCGCGCGCCGTCATGGCCCCGCACATCGACTATGGCCGCGGCTGGATGAACTACGCCAGCGTCTGGGGACGCATGCGCGTCGTCGATCGCCCGGCCCGCGTCGTGATCCTCGGCACCAACCACTTCGGGACGTCCACCGGCGTCTGCCTCTGCGACAAGGGCTACGAGACGCCCCTGGGCACAAGCCCGCTCGCCAGGGACCTCTTCGACGCGCTGAAGAAGCACCTGGGCCAGGAGAACGCGGCCCGCGCCCTCGCCAATCGCTACGACCACGAGCGCGAGCACTCCGTCGAGTTGCAGGTGCCGTGGATCCAGCACTGCCTTGGCCAGAGTGACAACGGAAGTTATGTCCCCGTGCTCGGCATCCTCGTCCACGACCCCAGCGTCGCCAGCGGCGCGTCGTACGACGGCCAGGGGCTCGATTTCGACTCCTTCATCAAGGCCCTGCGTGCCGCGATCGCCGACCTCGAAAAGGCCGGAATGGGCAAGACGCTCCTCGTCGCGAGCGTCGATCTCTCCCACGTCGGCACGGTCTTCGGCGACGAGGGCACCCTCGCCGGCGACGAGCAAGAGCAGCAGCAGAAACGCGACAAGGTCCTGAACCACGACCGAGAGATGCTCCAACTCTTCGAGCAAGGCAAGATCGACGAGATGCTCGCCTCGATGGCGTGGCAGCAGAACCCGACGCGATGGTGCTCCCTCGGCGCTATGGCCGCGACGCTCAAGACGCTGGGCATCGCCTCCAAGGCCGACGGCGCCGACGCGACCACGGGCGGTGTGCGTCTGCTCAACTACGTCGCCGCGATGGACGACCAGGGCCTGAGCCTCGTCAGCCACGCCGCCGCCGTGATCGAATGA
- the nrdR gene encoding transcriptional repressor NrdR: MICPFCSADNDKVIDSRASDAGKSIRRRRECVACNRRFTTYERVEQTARLVVIKRDGTHQPFDRQKIISGIHAACGKRPIAEAVKEQLADEIEEALHREFDREVNSRVVGERVMVRLRDIDEVAYIRFASEYYQFRSVDELKRQLELLDGRIKDAKAQVKLFE; encoded by the coding sequence GTGATCTGCCCGTTCTGCAGCGCCGACAACGACAAGGTGATCGACAGCCGCGCCAGCGACGCCGGCAAGTCCATCCGTAGGCGCCGAGAGTGCGTCGCCTGCAACCGACGTTTCACCACCTACGAACGCGTCGAGCAGACCGCCCGCCTCGTCGTCATCAAACGCGACGGCACCCACCAGCCCTTCGACCGCCAGAAGATCATCTCCGGCATCCACGCGGCCTGCGGCAAGCGCCCAATCGCCGAGGCCGTCAAGGAACAACTCGCCGACGAGATCGAAGAAGCCCTCCACCGCGAGTTCGACCGCGAGGTCAACAGCCGCGTCGTCGGCGAACGCGTCATGGTCCGCCTCCGCGACATCGACGAGGTCGCCTACATCCGCTTCGCCTCCGAGTACTACCAGTTCCGAAGCGTCGACGAACTCAAACGCCAACTCGAACTCCTGGACGGCCGAATCAAGGACGCCAAGGCCCAGGTCAAACTCTTCGAGTAA
- a CDS encoding RNA methyltransferase, whose product MPDAVPIIDLDERTIREEARLAPLHALRDKHLGTDAGSPFVIEGELVLARALASEVEIEAILATPTRLDALRPRIMAMDAGRRSRLAVFRAEAGAIESIAGFHVHRGVLAVARRGALAPPSELAARAPMLILLESIANIDNMGSIFRNVAALAPNGTAIVLSPDCCDPLYRKAMRVSIGNVLHVPWTRCADDAAWRGFVEGLRTHERVALTPEPAAITLDDFAARRHAGGPSRDRAALMVGAEGPGLSAWAMNAADVRVRIPQHQDADSLNVATALAVALAGV is encoded by the coding sequence ATGCCCGACGCCGTGCCCATCATCGACCTCGACGAGCGCACCATCCGCGAGGAGGCGCGGCTGGCCCCCTTGCACGCGCTGCGCGACAAGCATCTGGGCACCGACGCCGGGTCGCCCTTCGTCATCGAGGGGGAACTCGTCCTGGCGCGGGCGCTGGCGAGCGAGGTCGAGATCGAGGCCATCCTCGCGACGCCGACTCGATTGGACGCGCTCCGGCCGAGGATCATGGCGATGGACGCGGGACGCCGATCGCGCCTCGCGGTCTTCCGGGCCGAGGCGGGCGCGATCGAGTCCATCGCGGGCTTCCACGTGCATCGCGGCGTGCTCGCGGTGGCGAGGCGGGGCGCGCTCGCCCCACCATCAGAACTCGCGGCCCGCGCGCCGATGCTCATCCTCCTCGAGTCGATCGCCAACATCGACAACATGGGCTCGATCTTCCGCAATGTCGCGGCGCTGGCGCCGAATGGGACGGCCATCGTGCTCAGCCCCGACTGCTGCGATCCCTTGTATCGCAAGGCCATGCGCGTCTCGATCGGGAACGTGCTGCACGTGCCGTGGACGAGGTGCGCGGACGACGCGGCGTGGCGCGGGTTCGTGGAAGGTCTCCGCACCCACGAGCGCGTCGCGCTCACGCCGGAACCGGCCGCGATTACGCTCGACGACTTCGCCGCGCGTCGCCATGCAGGTGGACCATCGCGCGATCGCGCAGCATTGATGGTCGGTGCCGAGGGCCCCGGCCTGTCGGCGTGGGCGATGAACGCCGCCGACGTGCGCGTCCGCATCCCCCAGCACCAGGACGCCGACTCCCTCAACGTCGCCACGGCCCTCGCGGTCGCCCTCGCCGGAGTGTGA
- a CDS encoding rhodanese-like domain-containing protein, whose protein sequence is MAQSFLGRWAMIVVLAVVAGGIHSWLRPIVKSIDPNKLTPTIVNGATPTGTTPAPSTPNDTSPAGTTPSPTPGTHENPGTNDSGPRALGLEITSADAKILFDRGVPFLDARRHDEFDLGHVPQAVVMPPDEFPSRAAEVMVYSPGPVVIYCDGGQCDASHNLAKLMQSVGFTQIHIMTDGLPGWKNAGFPTESK, encoded by the coding sequence ATGGCGCAGTCATTCCTCGGCCGCTGGGCCATGATCGTTGTCCTCGCGGTCGTCGCGGGGGGCATCCATTCATGGCTGCGCCCCATCGTCAAGTCGATCGACCCCAACAAACTCACGCCCACCATCGTGAACGGCGCCACACCCACCGGAACTACACCTGCACCATCGACACCCAACGACACGTCGCCCGCGGGAACAACTCCGTCGCCAACGCCGGGCACACATGAAAACCCAGGAACGAACGACTCGGGCCCGCGCGCCCTCGGGCTTGAGATCACCAGCGCCGACGCCAAGATCCTCTTTGATCGAGGCGTTCCCTTCCTCGATGCGCGCCGCCATGACGAGTTCGATCTCGGGCACGTCCCCCAGGCCGTCGTCATGCCCCCCGACGAGTTCCCAAGCCGCGCCGCCGAGGTCATGGTCTACAGCCCCGGGCCCGTCGTGATCTACTGCGACGGCGGGCAGTGCGACGCCTCGCACAACCTCGCGAAACTCATGCAGTCCGTCGGCTTCACCCAGATCCACATCATGACCGATGGCCTCCCCGGGTGGAAGAACGCCGGGTTCCCGACAGAATCGAAGTAG
- a CDS encoding HAD hydrolase family protein yields the protein MSRTFAAILCDIDGCLGPESSHPLDIAGLSRIAEHNRRAESDPSVGPLLTLCSGRPQPFAEALCRTLANTTMPVVAENGVWLFHPATSAFMLDPAISDDHLRMVAEATAYIRRDLVPRGVVIQPGKTASISLYHDDTPTLLGLRDELKARFTREGWRLRVSNTVRWINCDLEHVSKSTGIDRFMRVTGLTKPALAGIGDSLSDMAIRTHVAWFACPSNADERLKEHADYVSPDAEIAGVLDIVERLTRISLDG from the coding sequence ATGTCGAGAACGTTCGCCGCCATTCTTTGCGACATCGACGGCTGCCTCGGGCCCGAGTCGTCGCATCCGCTGGACATCGCCGGGCTCTCGCGAATCGCCGAGCACAATCGTCGGGCCGAGAGTGATCCGTCCGTAGGCCCGTTGCTCACGTTGTGCTCGGGTCGTCCGCAGCCGTTTGCCGAGGCGTTGTGCCGAACGCTCGCGAACACGACGATGCCGGTCGTGGCGGAGAACGGCGTGTGGCTCTTTCACCCGGCGACGAGCGCGTTCATGCTCGACCCGGCGATCAGCGATGATCATTTGCGGATGGTGGCGGAGGCCACGGCGTACATCCGGCGCGACCTCGTGCCTCGCGGTGTGGTCATCCAACCCGGGAAGACGGCGTCGATCTCGCTCTATCACGACGACACGCCGACGCTGCTGGGCCTGCGCGACGAACTCAAGGCGCGGTTCACGCGCGAGGGCTGGCGCCTACGTGTTTCGAACACCGTGCGCTGGATCAACTGCGACCTTGAGCACGTCAGCAAGTCCACGGGCATCGACCGATTCATGCGTGTCACGGGCCTCACCAAGCCCGCGCTCGCGGGGATCGGCGACTCGCTCAGCGACATGGCGATCCGCACGCACGTCGCGTGGTTCGCGTGCCCCTCCAACGCCGACGAGCGGCTCAAGGAGCACGCGGATTACGTCTCTCCCGATGCCGAGATCGCGGGAGTCTTGGACATTGTCGAGCGGTTGACGAGAATCTCACTCGACGGTTGA
- a CDS encoding DoxX family protein: MPPRDDTFDTRFRHWLLAILRVGLGGLFIFAASMKLSNPQAAFDAVNAFKFEIAGRPLPEHLAHLAAFALPWAELIAGVCLIVGLWTRAAAATILVLLGLFTFLIVSALSRGLDVKCSCFGKVEFPCTGGIGTCHIIRNSVLILWTLIVLGFGAGAASIDRSTARRAAERD; this comes from the coding sequence ATGCCGCCACGCGACGACACCTTCGACACCCGCTTTCGCCACTGGCTCCTCGCGATCCTGCGCGTGGGCCTGGGCGGTCTCTTCATTTTCGCGGCGTCCATGAAACTCTCGAACCCGCAGGCGGCCTTCGACGCCGTCAACGCCTTCAAGTTCGAGATCGCCGGCCGCCCCTTGCCCGAGCATCTCGCCCATCTCGCCGCGTTCGCCCTCCCCTGGGCCGAACTCATCGCCGGCGTCTGTCTGATCGTTGGCCTCTGGACCCGCGCTGCCGCCGCGACCATTCTCGTGCTTCTCGGACTCTTCACCTTCCTGATCGTCTCGGCCCTCTCGCGTGGGCTTGATGTGAAGTGCTCCTGCTTCGGCAAGGTCGAGTTCCCCTGCACCGGCGGCATCGGCACCTGCCACATCATCCGCAACTCGGTCCTGATCCTCTGGACGCTGATCGTGCTGGGCTTCGGGGCCGGGGCGGCATCGATCGACCGGTCGACCGCCCGCCGGGCCGCGGAACGTGATTGA
- a CDS encoding PadR family transcriptional regulator produces MDDRFELVVLSLLADGPKYGYLLTKEAKAKTDGALRLTPGVLYPLLQELEASGLITGSWEEVRAVSRDDDSGAGRKRKWYKISPKGRKRLARRVDAHRAYTAMMNAFLGTRTNSEHPA; encoded by the coding sequence ATGGACGATCGATTCGAACTCGTGGTCCTCTCCCTCCTCGCCGATGGCCCGAAATACGGCTATCTCCTCACCAAAGAGGCCAAAGCCAAGACCGACGGCGCCCTTCGACTCACGCCAGGCGTCCTCTACCCCCTCCTCCAGGAACTCGAGGCCTCAGGCCTCATCACCGGCTCGTGGGAAGAAGTCCGCGCCGTCTCGCGCGACGACGACTCGGGCGCCGGACGAAAACGCAAGTGGTACAAGATCTCCCCCAAAGGCCGAAAACGCCTCGCCCGCCGCGTCGATGCCCACCGTGCCTACACCGCCATGATGAACGCGTTCCTCGGCACGCGCACTAACTCAGAGCACCCCGCATGA
- a CDS encoding DUF1573 domain-containing protein, producing the protein MKKTTALVAIVAGIAVSITAHAQAQIGVVPGIDDVPNSLVVTPEITLIESKHDFGTIDDSTPVKATIRFKNTGTATLLLQQPKGSCGCTVPQLAKTDYAPGEEGSIEVTFNPTGKQKGISKQTVTIPSNDPLHATVVWELQAMVQPKTWIEPQMVSLGQFNRHQGTKSPLKIHSVLPNFAVTEVTSNLPEKIKPTIQGSATELGASGENVTVVTILVDILPGIDAGQTNGILTIRLSDGTVKNVSIFGEAVGSLMAEPGSIALQAIPVGQPVAAKTTVRRRDGGVFKITAAHDQPLSNPAAEREPFTVKFTPNDEANPTSYSLEITGTAPDKPMGLQGDIVVNTNIASDQIFTIKYYGFTRDNPAPNAALPNGQVPIQPVKGSITPNPLGSTTTMPVPTTKTSTNKGG; encoded by the coding sequence ATGAAGAAGACAACCGCTCTCGTCGCCATCGTTGCCGGCATTGCTGTTTCCATCACCGCCCATGCGCAAGCGCAGATCGGCGTCGTCCCCGGGATCGATGACGTCCCCAACTCGCTCGTCGTCACGCCCGAGATCACATTGATCGAGTCCAAGCATGACTTTGGTACGATCGACGACAGCACACCGGTCAAGGCCACCATCCGATTCAAGAACACCGGAACCGCGACGCTCCTCCTTCAGCAGCCCAAAGGCTCTTGCGGCTGCACCGTCCCCCAACTCGCCAAGACCGACTACGCACCCGGCGAAGAAGGCTCCATCGAGGTCACCTTCAACCCCACGGGAAAGCAGAAGGGAATCTCCAAGCAGACCGTCACCATCCCCAGCAATGACCCGCTGCACGCCACCGTTGTCTGGGAGTTGCAGGCGATGGTCCAACCCAAGACCTGGATCGAGCCGCAGATGGTCTCGCTCGGGCAGTTCAATCGCCACCAGGGCACCAAGAGTCCGCTGAAGATCCACAGCGTCCTCCCCAACTTCGCCGTCACCGAGGTCACGTCGAACCTCCCCGAGAAGATCAAGCCCACCATTCAGGGATCGGCGACCGAACTCGGCGCCAGTGGTGAGAACGTCACGGTGGTCACCATCCTCGTGGACATCCTCCCGGGCATCGATGCCGGCCAGACCAACGGCATCCTCACCATCCGTTTGAGCGATGGCACCGTGAAGAACGTCTCGATCTTCGGCGAGGCCGTCGGCTCGCTCATGGCCGAGCCGGGGTCGATCGCGCTCCAGGCGATCCCTGTTGGCCAGCCCGTCGCCGCCAAGACCACCGTCAGGCGTCGCGATGGCGGGGTCTTCAAGATCACCGCCGCCCACGACCAGCCACTCTCGAATCCTGCCGCCGAGCGTGAGCCGTTCACCGTGAAGTTCACGCCCAACGACGAGGCGAATCCCACGTCGTACTCGCTGGAAATCACGGGCACCGCTCCCGACAAACCCATGGGCCTCCAAGGCGACATCGTGGTGAACACCAATATCGCCAGCGACCAGATCTTCACCATCAAGTACTATGGCTTCACGCGTGACAATCCCGCCCCCAACGCCGCACTTCCCAATGGCCAGGTCCCCATCCAGCCCGTGAAGGGCAGCATCACGCCCAACCCGCTCGGCTCCACGACCACCATGCCCGTGCCCACCACCAAGACCTCGACCAACAAGGGCGGCTGA